In the genome of Gemmatimonadota bacterium, the window CTCGGGCTGCCGTACTAGACAGCGACGAGACATAGCAGGGCGACGCGTGTTGACCGGGGCTATGACGGAGCGAATATGGGTTCCCGAAGTCCCCCGACGCCCCACCAAAGGCAGACTAATAGCCAAGCGATGGCCAACGCGCCGTGGAACGCCCGATCGTCGCTGCGTCTCCCGATGGCAAACGCCACGGCAAACACCACGAGAGAAGCCAGGCGGAGCGGGTCCCAATCGGAGCCGAGCGCCCGCTGCTGCAACACAGCGTTCGCGAAATCGACCGCCTGAAACACCAGCCATACCATGAAGAACCGAGATCGATTACTCTCGAAGTGAGCGCGGAAGTCGATGATCTCCGCACCTCTCACTGGGTAGAGCAGTCCGCTCATCAGGTACAGGACCACGGAGTACGCCACGAGGTCCAGGAAGTGGAGCAGCGTCCACACTTGGACGTCGGTGAGGCTGAAGTTGAACCACCAGACCAAGAGCGTCGTAATGAACACGTTGGCCGTCCACACAGCATGAATCCAATCGACTCGTTCGCGGACCCTCGTGTCCAGGATCAGCGAGACGCCGCTAAGGAGGTGAACGACGGCGAGGCCAAGTATCACTGAGACGAAGACGGTCAGATACTCGTATGGATCCATGATCAGCTAGCTCCGGGATTGGCGTCCTCGGCGAGATGCCGACCCGAGTGATGTGGGGCCGAATGCCAAGAGTGGCGCAACGCTGAGAGGCACTCAACCCCCCGGGTTCCGCTCAAGATCCGGGAACTCCGACTCGAAGGCGTGGAACCACGGCACGTCGTTCGGCCGTAGCGTAGAGTGGGTCAGCGACTCGAACAGAGCCCGGAGGCCCACTACCGCTGATCGCCGGCGGCATCGGGATCACACCGATCCTGGCCATGCTGAGGACGCTGGTCGCGAGCGGCGCGGACACGGAGGTGCACTATGCAGCCGCCGCTCCCGAACGCATGGCGTACAGAGACGACGTGGTCCAGCTCGCGGGAGATCACGCCCTGTGTTACACGGGCGGCCGGTCTTCCGAGACGGGCATGGTCTGCGGCGTGTGCTCGGGCGATAGCCCGATTCGCGTGGAGGTCGCCCGATCCGGAATGACCACCGACGTGCCGGCGGACACCACGATTCTCGACGCGATGCTCGAGGCGGGCGTGTGGACATCGTACGAGTGCCGGCGAGGCGAGTGCGGGTCCTGCACGGCCACCGTACGTCGAGGGCGAGCCGGACCACAGGGACGTGTGCCTGACCGCGGCCGACCGCGCGCGATTCATGTGCCCCCGCGTTTCGAGAGCGAAGGGCGAACGCCTGGTGCTCGATCTCTGACGGCGGCGCGAGTTGACAGCACCCGTGGGCGACAGAATTCTTGACCAGTCTCCAGCAGAAAAGGAGCGGGACATGCCAGCGTACGACTACGACGTCCTGGTCGTGGGGGCCGGACAGGGTGGACTTCCGGCTGCCCACATGGCGGCTAACCTGGGAGCCAAGGTCGCATTGATCGAGGAGCACGAGGTCGGCGGCACCTGAGTCAACGAAGGGTGCGTA includes:
- a CDS encoding FAD-dependent oxidoreductase, encoding MPAYDYDVLVVGAGQGGLPAAHMAANLGAKVALIEEHEVGGT
- a CDS encoding iron-sulfur cluster-binding domain-containing protein; translation: MLRTLVASGADTEVHYAAAAPERMAYRDDVVQLAGDHALCYTGGRSSETGMVCGVCSGDSPIRVEVARSGMTTDVPADTTILDAMLEAGVWTSYECRRGECGSCTATVRRGRAGPQGRVPDRGRPRAIHVPPRFESEGRTPGARSLTAARVDSTRGRQNS